In Selenomonas dianae, a genomic segment contains:
- a CDS encoding VWA domain-containing protein — protein MNAPRYPLTAIVGQEQVRRALAIALVNPRAGALLISGTRGTAKSLLVRAAAPFTVTGRVVELPLGASEDMVFGTIDMEAALQKGERQLRYGLLHRAHDTILYMDEVNLLREDILIAVLKCAGDGFFRLERDGLSFNEEVSYTPVGTMDPAEGTLRSALLDAFGLFVSMEDMTDRVQRREIVTRVLAYERNPAAFRTAYEAQETAFAATIRRARVLLPDVEAPSAIFHFAAACAARAHCVGNRAEIYLIEAARALAALAGRSFVMPADVEEAAAFVLVHRMSRPQEQQPLPPPSDGNVPERERDALTGEMQNPSPTQDDGDAQPPQEHTQENEPQDGADDPPPSEAEEPCAKDEDRVAAPLENIMARLSLLSMTMRAQGGKSGRRDIVQTHTADGRCMRTGLPQAGVRPDLALSATLRAAAPHQRMRQGSQAVVIRPEDVRVWVRAKRSAAHILFLVDASGSMGARERMRMVKGVILALLREAYQKRDCVGLIAFRRDRAETLLPMTRSVELAEKLLRDLPTGGRTPLAEGLAHAHRTLRELERKGSEKTVLVLVTDGRTNTKEGDVGMQHALHAAEEIAETAAFPLVLDTERSVPRVGIAPELARRMAAQYYTLERLSAEGVLEIVRASRRMQNREYGSR, from the coding sequence TTGAATGCTCCGCGTTATCCGCTGACTGCCATTGTCGGACAGGAGCAGGTACGACGTGCGCTTGCGATTGCACTGGTGAACCCGCGTGCGGGTGCGCTTCTGATCTCCGGTACGCGCGGTACGGCAAAGTCCCTTCTTGTCCGTGCGGCTGCGCCTTTTACGGTGACGGGACGCGTGGTTGAGCTGCCGCTTGGCGCATCGGAGGACATGGTCTTTGGCACCATCGATATGGAGGCGGCACTCCAAAAAGGGGAGCGGCAGCTGCGGTACGGGCTGCTGCATCGTGCGCACGATACCATCCTCTATATGGACGAGGTCAATCTCCTGCGGGAGGATATTCTGATCGCTGTGCTGAAATGCGCGGGAGACGGTTTCTTTCGTCTTGAGCGGGACGGGCTGTCGTTCAACGAGGAGGTTTCCTATACACCTGTCGGTACGATGGATCCCGCCGAGGGAACGCTTCGTTCCGCGCTGTTGGATGCCTTTGGTCTGTTTGTGTCGATGGAGGATATGACCGATCGCGTGCAGCGCAGGGAGATCGTTACGCGTGTGCTCGCCTACGAGCGCAATCCTGCGGCATTTCGTACGGCATACGAGGCGCAGGAAACCGCATTCGCTGCGACAATTCGCCGTGCGCGTGTGCTGCTGCCGGATGTAGAAGCACCGTCAGCCATTTTCCACTTTGCAGCTGCCTGTGCTGCGCGTGCGCACTGTGTCGGCAACCGTGCGGAGATCTATCTCATCGAGGCGGCGCGTGCGCTTGCAGCACTTGCGGGCAGATCGTTCGTTATGCCCGCAGACGTGGAGGAGGCGGCGGCGTTCGTCCTCGTGCATCGGATGAGCCGACCGCAGGAACAGCAGCCGCTGCCGCCTCCGAGTGACGGGAATGTGCCGGAGCGGGAGAGGGATGCTCTTACCGGTGAGATGCAGAACCCCTCTCCCACGCAGGACGATGGAGACGCACAACCTCCTCAGGAGCACACGCAGGAAAACGAACCACAGGACGGAGCAGATGATCCGCCTCCATCGGAGGCGGAGGAGCCGTGTGCGAAGGACGAGGATCGCGTTGCCGCGCCGCTCGAAAATATTATGGCACGGCTCTCGCTTCTCTCCATGACGATGCGTGCGCAGGGCGGAAAGAGCGGCAGGCGTGACATTGTTCAGACGCATACGGCGGATGGCCGCTGTATGCGCACGGGATTGCCGCAGGCGGGTGTTCGCCCCGATCTCGCACTCTCTGCCACGCTGCGTGCAGCCGCACCCCATCAGCGTATGCGTCAGGGCAGTCAGGCGGTTGTGATCCGTCCCGAGGATGTGCGCGTTTGGGTGCGTGCGAAGCGATCGGCGGCGCACATTCTGTTCCTCGTCGATGCGAGCGGGTCGATGGGTGCACGCGAACGTATGCGGATGGTGAAGGGGGTTATCCTTGCCCTCCTGCGGGAGGCATACCAAAAGCGTGACTGTGTTGGCCTGATTGCCTTTCGGCGGGATCGTGCGGAAACGCTGCTGCCGATGACGCGCAGCGTGGAGCTGGCGGAAAAGCTCTTGCGCGATCTGCCGACGGGCGGGCGGACACCGCTTGCCGAGGGGCTCGCCCATGCACATCGGACACTGCGTGAACTGGAGCGCAAGGGCAGCGAGAAGACGGTGCTTGTCCTCGTCACAGACGGACGCACAAATACCAAAGAGGGAGACGTTGGGATGCAGCATGCACTCCATGCGGCGGAGGAGATCGCGGAAACTGCGGCATTTCCCCTTGTCCTCGATACGGAGCGTTCTGTTCCGCGCGTCGGTATTGCGCCCGAACTTGCGCGTCGGATGGCGGCGCAGTATTATACATTGGAACGGCTCTCGGCGGAGGGCGTGCTTGAGATTGTCCGTGCATCCCGCAGGATGCAGAATCGGGAGTATGGAAGCAGATGA
- the cobN gene encoding cobaltochelatase subunit CobN, translated as MKITVYTNILRVRVLAHRCAASMEEPEVCVCSVSAMDSWEEMRVAADLHLFLWMGTGLDNVFLQKASRSLQKHRSPHLIVVDNADHDKVTYGFSEKQIQTAWAYFRYDGEENMRNLFLWLGREFGGLACTAAPPRPLAWNGVYHPRWQGKPEDIAGYLAAHYEDGRPTVGVIFYRSEWITGDFTYHAALIHAIEREGMNAIAVFSNSYRDERVASPTLMDAIRTYFCRDGQPFVDVIISTMKFSIKAGGTRIKDLYALGVPVLEAYTVLASKEEWEQSPAGLDPMEVSMSVAMPEFDGVIHAVPIAAKVRDERGEVSYAALDERMERIARKARKWAALRHKPNAEKKIAIVFHNYPPSNANIGSAAGLDSPESVLRLLKAMRAAGYVVDEIPESSKAFMTLLTDHATNDRRFMSAEQAAAADGHLTAEQYGAFFTELPEQVRTQLARDWGDAPGDVFNYDGKLLIPGTLNGNLFITVQPPRGFGEDPGKLLHAPDVAPTHHYIGYYHWLRDAWKADAVIHIGTHGSLEWLPGKGTALSSTCYPDVSLGDLPDIYPYWITIVGEGIQAKRRGAACLISHLSPPMELAGAFEEMEELEQALDEYVHFRAAQPENIEAAQILVREKAAACHFEGEIVEGEDFDDYADALHNYVTDLKNMQIRTGLHILGRAPEGDGMVDFLCALMRMEHGGEKSLLRLIAAQFGYDYEELLTHSERMTADGMTYGRKLDAVEAEMRALISFLAAHDYALEAVERAMMLPVIAASSAEERIAFLHALHEIVEDMVPRLRRTAGEITETLRALMGRYIEPSPAGAPTTNGVDVLPTGRNFYGLDPRCLPTPAAWEYGKQLGDALIQQYISDEGRYPEAVGIVFWAGSNMRSHGQCIAELFYLMGVRPVWRRPSQRVSGLAIIPIAELQRPRIDVTTRISGLFRDAVPNAVHWVDEAVRMVRDLDERDAENYVRKHILSDTAWLEEQGETRESAWERASVRIFGDPPGAYGAGVGDLLESKEWETLDDLAAVYTRFSGTAYGGDGMARGYDPEVFQRRMAGLDVTVKNEDTRETHMFSSDDYNAYHGGMIATVRALTGKAPRSYTGDSSDRQRIAVRSVAEEAARLFRGEAMNPKFIEGMKKHGYKGASDLANYLAHSYQWDATSAIMKDWMYEGYARKYVLDAGMQEWMHEVNPWALHRMAETLLEAQQRGLWNASKETLAELRSLYLSIEGDLEERAEGER; from the coding sequence ATGAAGATTACAGTCTATACGAATATCTTGCGCGTCCGTGTGCTTGCGCACCGTTGCGCTGCATCCATGGAGGAGCCCGAGGTATGCGTATGTTCCGTCAGCGCCATGGACAGCTGGGAGGAAATGCGTGTGGCGGCGGATCTCCATCTCTTTCTCTGGATGGGGACGGGACTGGACAATGTTTTTTTGCAGAAGGCATCGCGCAGCTTGCAGAAGCATCGGAGTCCCCATCTGATCGTTGTGGACAACGCCGATCATGACAAGGTGACGTACGGCTTTTCGGAGAAACAGATTCAGACGGCATGGGCGTATTTTCGCTACGACGGCGAGGAGAATATGCGCAATCTCTTTCTCTGGCTTGGCAGGGAGTTTGGTGGGCTTGCCTGCACAGCAGCGCCGCCGCGTCCGCTTGCGTGGAACGGTGTCTATCATCCGAGATGGCAGGGAAAACCCGAAGATATTGCGGGCTATCTCGCTGCTCATTACGAGGATGGCCGTCCGACGGTCGGCGTAATCTTCTATCGCTCGGAGTGGATTACGGGCGATTTCACCTATCATGCGGCGCTCATCCATGCGATTGAGCGGGAGGGGATGAACGCCATCGCCGTGTTTTCCAACTCCTACCGCGACGAGCGCGTAGCCTCACCGACGCTGATGGATGCGATTCGCACATATTTTTGCAGGGACGGACAGCCCTTTGTCGATGTCATCATTAGCACGATGAAGTTCTCCATCAAGGCGGGCGGCACGCGTATCAAGGATCTCTATGCGCTCGGTGTGCCGGTTCTGGAGGCATATACGGTGCTCGCGTCAAAGGAGGAGTGGGAGCAGTCGCCGGCGGGGCTTGACCCGATGGAGGTCTCGATGAGCGTCGCCATGCCGGAGTTCGACGGTGTGATCCATGCCGTTCCGATCGCGGCAAAGGTGCGTGATGAGCGTGGCGAGGTCAGCTATGCGGCACTGGATGAGCGCATGGAGCGGATTGCACGTAAGGCGCGGAAATGGGCGGCATTGCGGCATAAGCCGAACGCAGAGAAGAAAATTGCGATCGTGTTCCACAACTACCCGCCGTCGAACGCAAATATCGGCAGTGCGGCGGGACTGGACTCGCCCGAGAGCGTGCTCCGACTGCTGAAGGCAATGCGTGCGGCGGGCTATGTCGTGGATGAGATTCCCGAGAGCAGCAAGGCATTTATGACGCTGTTGACGGATCATGCGACAAATGATCGACGTTTCATGAGTGCGGAGCAGGCAGCGGCGGCAGACGGACATCTGACGGCGGAGCAGTACGGCGCTTTTTTCACGGAGCTGCCTGAGCAGGTGCGCACGCAGCTCGCGCGAGACTGGGGCGATGCGCCCGGCGATGTGTTCAACTACGACGGGAAACTGCTCATCCCGGGGACGCTCAACGGGAATCTGTTCATCACGGTGCAGCCGCCGCGCGGCTTCGGTGAGGATCCCGGCAAACTCCTGCACGCGCCGGATGTAGCCCCCACGCATCACTACATCGGCTACTATCATTGGCTGCGCGATGCATGGAAGGCGGATGCGGTCATCCACATTGGGACGCACGGCTCGCTCGAATGGCTGCCGGGAAAGGGCACGGCTCTATCAAGCACCTGCTATCCGGATGTATCTCTGGGCGATCTTCCGGACATCTATCCCTACTGGATCACGATTGTTGGGGAGGGGATTCAGGCAAAGCGGCGTGGTGCGGCGTGCCTCATCAGTCATCTCTCGCCGCCGATGGAACTGGCGGGGGCGTTTGAGGAGATGGAGGAACTGGAACAGGCTCTTGATGAATACGTCCATTTTCGCGCAGCGCAGCCGGAGAATATCGAGGCGGCGCAGATACTTGTCCGCGAGAAGGCTGCCGCCTGTCATTTCGAGGGGGAAATTGTCGAAGGTGAAGATTTCGATGACTATGCTGATGCCCTGCACAACTATGTGACCGACCTCAAGAATATGCAGATTCGTACGGGGCTGCACATCCTCGGCCGTGCCCCCGAGGGCGATGGGATGGTTGATTTCCTGTGTGCGCTCATGCGCATGGAGCACGGCGGGGAAAAATCGCTCCTTCGTCTGATCGCGGCGCAGTTCGGCTATGACTATGAGGAGCTGCTCACGCACAGCGAGCGCATGACGGCGGACGGCATGACCTATGGGCGGAAACTGGATGCGGTCGAGGCGGAGATGCGTGCGCTCATCTCCTTCCTCGCAGCGCATGACTATGCACTGGAGGCGGTCGAGCGGGCGATGATGCTCCCTGTTATTGCCGCATCCTCTGCCGAGGAGCGCATAGCATTTCTTCATGCCCTGCACGAGATTGTGGAGGATATGGTGCCGCGCCTGCGCCGCACGGCGGGGGAGATTACGGAGACGCTGCGTGCTCTTATGGGGCGTTACATCGAGCCAAGCCCTGCGGGTGCGCCGACAACGAACGGCGTTGATGTACTGCCGACGGGGCGCAATTTCTATGGTCTTGACCCGCGTTGTCTGCCGACGCCCGCCGCGTGGGAATATGGAAAACAACTGGGGGACGCGCTCATCCAGCAGTACATCAGCGACGAGGGGCGCTACCCCGAGGCGGTCGGCATCGTCTTCTGGGCAGGATCGAATATGCGCAGTCACGGGCAGTGCATTGCCGAGCTTTTCTATCTCATGGGGGTGCGGCCTGTGTGGCGGCGGCCCTCGCAGCGCGTCTCGGGACTTGCGATTATCCCGATTGCAGAATTGCAGCGTCCGCGCATCGATGTGACGACACGTATCAGCGGGCTCTTTCGCGATGCTGTTCCGAATGCCGTGCATTGGGTGGATGAGGCGGTGCGCATGGTGCGCGACCTCGACGAGAGGGATGCGGAGAACTATGTGCGAAAGCATATCCTCTCTGATACCGCATGGCTTGAGGAACAGGGCGAGACGCGGGAGAGCGCATGGGAACGCGCCTCCGTGCGCATCTTTGGCGATCCGCCGGGGGCGTACGGCGCAGGCGTTGGCGATCTGCTCGAATCGAAGGAGTGGGAGACACTGGATGATCTTGCCGCCGTTTATACGCGGTTCTCGGGGACGGCATACGGCGGCGATGGAATGGCACGCGGCTATGATCCCGAAGTCTTTCAGCGGCGTATGGCGGGGCTTGATGTCACGGTCAAGAACGAGGATACGCGCGAGACGCACATGTTCAGCTCGGACGACTACAACGCCTACCACGGCGGCATGATTGCGACCGTGCGGGCGCTGACGGGCAAAGCACCCCGCTCCTATACGGGTGATTCGAGCGACCGGCAGCGCATCGCTGTGCGCAGCGTGGCGGAGGAGGCGGCGCGTCTCTTTCGCGGGGAGGCGATGAATCCGAAGTTTATCGAGGGTATGAAAAAGCATGGTTACAAGGGTGCCTCCGATCTCGCCAACTATCTCGCGCACAGTTATCAATGGGATGCGACGAGTGCTATAATGAAGGACTGGATGTACGAGGGCTACGCACGCAAATACGTGCTTGACGCAGGGATGCAGGAGTGGATGCATGAGGTCAACCCGTGGGCACTTCACCGCATGGCGGAGACACTGCTTGAGGCGCAGCAGCGCGGACTGTGGAACGCATCGAAGGAAACGCTTGCGGAGCTGCGCAGTCTCTACCTCTCCATTGAGGGCGATCTCGAAGAACGTGCGGAGGGCGAACGATGA
- a CDS encoding ABC transporter substrate-binding protein — protein MRSHMRVCAVLTVLFAALLIGGCVDLSKDPAGGYQVTDVEGTVVTFAHKPERILTVSAGTDELMLGLVEPERMAAINDALADTEHSNIPWVRERIPTVIGRSPSVEQVASLRPDLVVVTPWMPRENIDAIRELNVPVIVCKSASTIADIHDNIRLFAAAVGEVERGEKLIGMMEEKLAEIRVKVAAVPEEKKHKSIALISIMVNYGGAGCTFDELCRCTDAINAKAAAGNRMGQEMTKEQLVAANPDYLFFPSYEDGATNEENYGRQYLDDPSLAQMTAVRERQIGHPWARYVYNLSQDIVYGIQETAWILYGDDFKQSRHEFLTAVE, from the coding sequence ATGAGAAGTCATATGCGTGTATGCGCTGTTCTCACGGTGCTTTTTGCCGCGCTGTTGATCGGCGGCTGCGTCGATCTGTCCAAAGATCCGGCGGGCGGCTATCAAGTGACCGATGTGGAGGGAACCGTCGTCACATTTGCGCACAAACCCGAGCGCATCTTGACCGTCAGTGCCGGAACGGATGAACTGATGCTCGGTCTTGTGGAGCCGGAGCGCATGGCGGCGATCAATGACGCACTGGCGGATACGGAGCACAGCAATATTCCATGGGTGCGCGAGCGCATACCGACCGTCATTGGGCGCAGTCCGTCCGTTGAGCAGGTCGCGTCGCTGCGGCCCGACCTCGTCGTTGTGACGCCGTGGATGCCGCGCGAGAACATCGACGCCATCCGTGAGCTGAACGTGCCCGTCATCGTCTGCAAATCTGCATCGACCATCGCGGATATTCACGACAATATACGTCTCTTTGCCGCGGCGGTCGGCGAAGTGGAGCGCGGGGAAAAACTCATCGGCATGATGGAGGAAAAACTCGCGGAGATTCGCGTCAAGGTGGCAGCGGTACCCGAAGAGAAAAAGCATAAGAGCATCGCACTCATCTCCATCATGGTGAACTACGGCGGCGCGGGCTGCACCTTTGACGAACTCTGTCGCTGTACGGATGCGATCAATGCAAAGGCGGCTGCGGGGAACCGCATGGGGCAGGAGATGACGAAGGAACAGCTCGTTGCGGCGAATCCGGACTATCTCTTTTTCCCCAGCTATGAGGACGGCGCGACCAACGAGGAGAACTACGGGAGGCAGTATCTTGATGATCCCTCGCTTGCGCAGATGACCGCCGTGCGGGAGCGGCAGATCGGTCACCCGTGGGCGCGTTATGTTTACAATCTCTCACAGGACATTGTGTACGGGATTCAAGAGACGGCGTGGATTCTCTATGGCGACGACTTCAAGCAGTCGCGCCACGAGTTCCTCACTGCCGTGGAATGA
- a CDS encoding nitrogenase iron protein NifH: MKKIAFYGKGGIGKSTTAANVSAAFAQMGRRVCQIGCDPKNDSTRLLLGRIAPSTILDLEREKKGVSLTLADLVHEGFSGIRCIEAGGPDPGVGCAGRGIIVALERLKALHAFDDLDVVLYDVLGDVVCGGFAVPIREGYAEEVYIVSSGELMSLYAANNIAKGVCRFAARGAVKLGGIIGNGRDVRNERELLTAFAARLGTQLITYIPRSRAVHEAEIHRQTLIAYAPTSEQAQHYVGLARAIDTNEMLTVPTPMDFEELEELVERYGD; the protein is encoded by the coding sequence ATGAAAAAAATTGCGTTCTACGGCAAGGGCGGTATCGGCAAGTCCACGACCGCCGCGAATGTATCCGCCGCATTTGCACAGATGGGGCGGCGCGTCTGTCAGATCGGCTGTGATCCGAAGAATGATTCGACCCGTCTCCTGCTCGGGCGTATTGCCCCGTCCACGATTCTCGACCTTGAGCGTGAGAAGAAGGGCGTGTCGCTCACACTTGCCGATCTCGTCCACGAGGGGTTCAGCGGCATTCGCTGCATCGAGGCGGGCGGCCCCGATCCGGGGGTCGGCTGTGCGGGGCGCGGGATCATCGTCGCACTGGAGCGTCTGAAGGCGCTCCATGCCTTTGACGATCTGGACGTGGTACTCTACGATGTCCTCGGCGATGTGGTCTGCGGCGGCTTTGCCGTTCCCATACGCGAGGGATATGCCGAGGAAGTCTATATTGTGTCCTCGGGTGAACTCATGTCGCTCTATGCGGCAAACAATATTGCAAAGGGCGTGTGCCGCTTTGCCGCACGCGGGGCGGTGAAGCTCGGCGGCATCATCGGCAACGGGCGGGACGTGCGGAACGAGCGCGAACTTCTCACGGCGTTTGCCGCGCGTCTCGGCACACAGCTCATCACCTATATCCCGCGCTCGCGTGCCGTGCACGAGGCGGAGATTCATCGGCAGACGCTCATCGCCTACGCGCCGACATCGGAACAGGCACAGCATTACGTAGGGCTTGCGCGTGCGATTGATACGAATGAGATGCTGACGGTACCGACCCCGATGGACTTCGAGGAACTCGAAGAACTGGTGGAGCGCTATGGGGATTGA
- a CDS encoding nitrogenase component 1: MGIEVRRVGVRRTNCSCSMPGVWRALSFVRGALVVFHSPRPCAHIAHGMDVSSFHRLTAAGTSVRLSPVPLLTSGLGEREAIFGGEDRLRECVRFAVQKYHPQAVFIANSCVSGVIGDDTKAIAAEMEDELGLPVMAVSAHGFLDGEYYAGYLDTARALIDCFMQPAERKAGTVALLGDCGGMHGAYVKELRRLLSLLDLRVTAHFPSYLALDEMQAVPEAELIILLGRRADDEKQMQLAELAEHIHARFGTPYLADVYAVGAEETIRWLRRVGQLCHREEAAERAIAAEEAAFAVTVEKVRADLAGRRCALAIGRDLTWFQPEIILRLLKKAGVLLTGIVLLDSFLPERRAVMEEELRRRTDVPIHYEGDVAAENVLHAADFVLTTHELVDAKLRQIFLALLPSVGWSMECQLLNDMRLILHRHESRGGLIYG; encoded by the coding sequence ATGGGGATTGAGGTAAGGCGCGTCGGCGTGCGTCGGACGAACTGCAGTTGCAGTATGCCGGGGGTCTGGCGTGCGCTGTCGTTCGTACGGGGGGCGCTCGTCGTCTTTCACAGCCCGCGCCCGTGCGCACACATCGCACATGGGATGGATGTGAGCAGCTTTCATCGGCTGACGGCAGCAGGGACATCCGTGCGTCTTTCTCCCGTTCCTCTCTTGACGAGTGGGCTCGGGGAGCGTGAGGCAATCTTCGGCGGGGAGGATCGTCTGCGCGAATGTGTGCGCTTTGCTGTGCAGAAATACCATCCGCAGGCGGTGTTCATCGCAAATTCCTGTGTCAGCGGCGTGATCGGCGATGATACAAAGGCAATCGCTGCGGAGATGGAGGATGAGCTTGGACTGCCCGTCATGGCGGTATCTGCGCACGGTTTTCTCGATGGGGAATACTATGCGGGCTATCTTGACACTGCGCGCGCACTCATCGACTGCTTTATGCAGCCGGCGGAGCGCAAAGCGGGAACCGTTGCACTCCTCGGCGACTGCGGCGGTATGCACGGGGCATATGTGAAGGAACTGCGGCGGCTGCTCTCTCTTCTCGATTTGCGCGTGACCGCACATTTCCCGTCCTATCTCGCACTCGATGAGATGCAGGCGGTGCCGGAGGCAGAGCTCATCATTCTGCTCGGACGGCGGGCGGATGATGAGAAGCAGATGCAGCTTGCGGAACTGGCGGAACATATTCATGCGCGGTTCGGAACGCCGTACCTTGCCGATGTCTATGCGGTTGGTGCGGAGGAGACGATTCGCTGGCTGCGGCGCGTCGGTCAGCTCTGCCACCGTGAGGAGGCGGCAGAACGCGCCATTGCGGCAGAGGAGGCCGCCTTTGCCGTCACGGTGGAGAAGGTGCGTGCTGATCTGGCGGGGCGCAGATGCGCTCTTGCGATTGGACGCGATCTTACGTGGTTTCAACCGGAAATAATTCTGCGTCTGCTGAAGAAGGCAGGTGTTCTTCTGACGGGGATCGTTCTGCTAGATTCCTTTCTCCCGGAGCGGCGTGCTGTGATGGAGGAGGAGCTGCGCCGACGGACGGATGTCCCCATCCATTATGAGGGAGATGTCGCTGCGGAGAACGTACTGCACGCAGCAGATTTCGTCCTAACTACGCATGAGTTGGTGGACGCGAAGCTGCGTCAGATCTTCCTTGCGCTGCTGCCCTCGGTCGGCTGGTCGATGGAGTGTCAGCTGCTGAACGATATGAGGCTGATACTGCACCGTCATGAGAGCAGGGGAGGTCTGATCTATGGGTGA
- a CDS encoding nitrogenase component 1, translated as MGEREASFDDVCMCTDTCALAGASAFFAGIKDAVIVVNGPLWCYFFAMRHIEHSQPTISHRMICTQLDNDAIVFGAEAYLHEVLAPYVEQPPALLAIVSSCAAGLIGDDVEAIARGAGIRCPIVVLDSSGLIGSFADGWDKAARTTLQAFPPTRQIPKANAVNLIGMTSAYYNGENDAHELVRLLEMAGYVVNAVLGCDMSAAELGDLTRAALNIVVHDELGAKSARLLESICGMPYIAPLPPYGRTGTRRWLAEIGRALPTPCGDAAEEEIGRVTREDFLRINECKSLWGELRYDTAFIRAPRSVAWGLAQALRTEWADVCHLAVAAEAEEVCEAAIADEILGETDAVRMQQVLSAMEGGLLLGSSNESAHIDPKGAQYLAVAYPVQDALHLTESSFMGLRGARYIEEQLWNGNILRRKLSLS; from the coding sequence ATGGGTGAGCGCGAAGCATCCTTCGATGATGTCTGTATGTGTACGGACACCTGTGCGCTCGCCGGTGCATCTGCGTTTTTCGCGGGCATCAAGGATGCGGTGATCGTCGTCAACGGACCTCTCTGGTGCTATTTCTTTGCGATGCGCCACATCGAACACAGTCAGCCGACGATCTCGCATCGCATGATCTGCACGCAGCTCGACAATGATGCAATCGTATTTGGTGCAGAGGCATATCTGCACGAGGTACTTGCCCCCTATGTGGAGCAGCCGCCCGCGCTGCTTGCCATCGTCAGCAGCTGTGCGGCGGGTCTGATCGGTGACGATGTCGAGGCGATTGCACGCGGGGCAGGGATCCGCTGCCCGATCGTTGTGCTCGACAGCAGTGGACTGATTGGCAGCTTTGCGGACGGATGGGACAAGGCGGCGCGCACCACACTTCAGGCATTTCCCCCAACGCGTCAGATACCAAAGGCGAATGCGGTCAATCTGATCGGCATGACGAGTGCCTACTACAACGGCGAGAATGATGCGCACGAGCTTGTCCGTCTGCTTGAGATGGCGGGGTATGTGGTGAATGCTGTCCTCGGCTGTGATATGTCCGCTGCGGAGCTGGGAGATCTGACGCGTGCGGCACTCAATATCGTGGTGCATGATGAATTGGGTGCGAAGAGCGCCCGCTTGCTTGAAAGCATCTGCGGTATGCCCTATATTGCGCCGCTTCCCCCATACGGGCGCACGGGAACGCGAAGGTGGCTCGCGGAGATCGGACGCGCACTGCCCACTCCCTGTGGTGATGCTGCGGAGGAGGAGATCGGGCGCGTCACACGCGAGGACTTTCTGCGCATCAATGAGTGCAAGAGCCTCTGGGGGGAGCTCCGCTATGACACTGCATTCATTCGCGCCCCGCGCTCCGTTGCGTGGGGGCTTGCACAGGCTCTTCGAACGGAGTGGGCGGATGTGTGCCACCTCGCCGTTGCAGCAGAGGCTGAGGAGGTATGCGAGGCTGCGATTGCCGATGAGATCCTCGGCGAGACGGATGCCGTGCGGATGCAGCAGGTGCTCTCTGCGATGGAGGGCGGGCTGCTGCTCGGCAGCAGCAATGAGTCGGCGCATATCGATCCGAAGGGGGCGCAGTATCTTGCCGTTGCCTATCCCGTGCAGGATGCACTGCATTTGACAGAGAGCTCCTTTATGGGGCTGCGCGGTGCGCGTTATATCGAGGAGCAGCTCTGGAACGGAAATATCTTGCGGCGAAAGCTCTCTCTTTCATAG
- a CDS encoding ABC transporter substrate-binding protein, which translates to MLLRKKLPVVLLCMLCVLLTSCSIPKAVEEKPAAYTVTDIEGTVVDFPAPPQRIVTLSMSTDETMLGLVEQQRIVAVNTLLDDPVSSNVTALVKGIPQRIGNPSVEEIMALQPDLVVVPDWGDLTIVPSLREAGLKVIVCKGASNLAEIRETVTLLAAAAGEPERGQKLLAMMDEKLAEIEAKVEKIPQAERKRVVLISLMGGYGGLGSSFDEACRYAGVINGRAELGIRDFQVMTKEQLVQIDPDILFLPTYNDRGKYDVDAFRRDYLGDPSLQTMKAIRSKAFAEPFEGYIYNCSQDFVFGVQEIAYRVYGDAFKQGEDEHLSAVK; encoded by the coding sequence ATGTTGTTAAGGAAAAAGCTCCCTGTGGTTCTCCTCTGTATGTTGTGTGTCTTGCTCACGTCATGCAGCATACCAAAGGCGGTTGAGGAGAAGCCTGCGGCATATACGGTTACGGACATCGAGGGAACGGTGGTTGACTTCCCTGCACCGCCGCAGCGCATTGTCACACTCTCAATGAGTACGGATGAAACGATGCTGGGGCTGGTCGAACAGCAGCGCATCGTGGCGGTCAACACTCTGCTCGACGATCCCGTCAGCTCCAATGTGACGGCTCTCGTCAAGGGGATTCCGCAGCGCATCGGCAATCCGTCGGTGGAGGAGATCATGGCACTGCAGCCCGATCTCGTCGTTGTGCCGGACTGGGGCGATCTCACCATCGTGCCCTCGCTGCGTGAGGCGGGACTGAAGGTCATCGTCTGCAAGGGGGCGTCGAATCTCGCGGAGATTCGCGAGACCGTCACACTGCTCGCTGCCGCAGCGGGAGAGCCGGAGCGCGGGCAGAAACTCCTCGCGATGATGGATGAAAAGCTCGCGGAAATTGAGGCGAAGGTGGAGAAGATCCCACAGGCAGAGCGCAAGCGTGTCGTCCTCATCTCGCTCATGGGCGGCTATGGCGGACTTGGCAGCAGCTTTGACGAGGCGTGCCGCTATGCAGGGGTCATCAACGGCCGCGCGGAGCTTGGGATTCGTGACTTTCAGGTCATGACGAAGGAGCAGCTTGTTCAGATCGATCCCGACATCCTCTTTTTGCCGACGTACAACGATCGCGGGAAATACGATGTCGATGCGTTCCGCAGGGATTATCTGGGGGATCCGTCTTTGCAGACGATGAAGGCGATCCGCAGCAAGGCGTTCGCCGAGCCGTTTGAGGGCTATATCTACAACTGTTCGCAGGACTTTGTCTTCGGCGTGCAGGAGATCGCATACCGCGTTTACGGTGATGCGTTCAAGCAGGGGGAGGATGAACACCTCTCGGCGGTGAAATAA